The Crassostrea angulata isolate pt1a10 chromosome 1, ASM2561291v2, whole genome shotgun sequence nucleotide sequence TACACCATTCAAAAGGCAGGCTGCAATATCTCTCATCAAATATGTATTGGAGTTCTCTCTCTTATACTCAATAATGCATGCAGAACAAAAGCATTGCAGctatagcaaaaaaaaaaggtcattcAAAAGCTAggccaaaattttattttttcaaaattaaaattgcatgaaagcaagttatttttttgaaataaaatcaactactAATGCAAGATATTGCGCCCTTTTCATATCAACATACCAGATATTCTATCAAAGCACATGACATTtccttctttttaaaataagaataaaactAATCACACATTTATGCAGGCAGAAAGAAAACTAAACCAAAATACCTAcgacaaaaagaagaaaaaaaagcatttcATTTTACAAGACAGTTCAAACAGGGTTGAACCATTCATTCAACTGTCCTATAAAATATGGTCCATGATGCACACTCCAGTCTTAATTTGTTAAGTGGATGAATAAGCAGCATGGAAGAATGTTTTGGTGCTAATCAGGCCACAAGCTTACaaaatataaaccttttttgGGTTGTAGAAGTTTGGTAGGTCTTGGGTTCCTTGTTGTGGTCATTTGGCCTCGCATTGGACTGGGGGTTTGCCTCCTGTGAGCTCCAGGTCTTGGGGTGGATTTAGAGCGGGAAATCAGATCCTTGTTGTCTTCCACTGTAGACAACTCCTTCGGTTTCCGTGGGGATCTTGCCTGCCGAGTTGCAGACTGACTCCGCTTAGCTATGTCTGCCTTCTCTGGAGAAGGCACCTTGGAGTTTCCTTGTAATAGCTCAGTTCTTTTTACAGTTTTACGAGCAAGACTAGCACTAGTTTCCTGGGTCAATCGGCTTGTGATATGACTGTATTTATTATCCTTAGGTGTTTTTTCAGTCTCTGATTTAGCACTTGTTGGTTTACTTTCAGTTTTGGCAGGCACCTTTGCTTTTGGTTTTGGTTTTTCCTTTTTCTGAATGACTTCTTTTTTCTGTTCTTTACTTAGGACTGAAAcattctttttatctttttcaacctttgtaacattttttgtctCCTTCAAcactttctctttcttttttgcCTCCTCTGACTTTGCTTTTAGTGGtgttttttcctcttttttagGAGGGGGTTTCTTTTCTACTTCCATTTCTTTAATCTTCTGAACTGCCTCATCTTTTTGTTGTTCAGGTTCAGCAGGAGGAGTAACTTCTTCTAATTTTTCAATTGAAAGGTCTTCAGTTGCGCTTTCCTCTGTTCTAGATATAGAAGGTGGTTCTTCCATGCTTAAATCTCTTTGTTCAGGTATACTTTCTTCAGCCACAGATTCCACTTTCTCTATGGGTTCCTCAACTGACACATCCTTTATTTCCTCTGGAGGTGGTTCTTCATATCTGTCTGGTATGCATTCTTCAATGCCACTCTCTGTTTTGTCTATTGAAGATTCTTCAACAGAAATGTCATCGGTTTTCTGCATGCTTTCTACTTTATCAATAGCATCATTCAGAACATTTTCAACCATATTTTGTGCTGTCTGCCTTTGTAAACTAGCCTCATCATCCATAAATCCAACACTGGTTGTCCTCAATGAATCTTCTGTTTGAGATTCATTGAAGCTTTCAGAAGGAGACTCGGCGGGAGCATTCCCTAATGAGTCTTCGAAAGTTTGTCCCTCATTGTACTTTTCAGATTCCTCTACCATGGACTTTGACATGGCATCCTCTGGGAACCTATCTTctaatttttcttcttcatcaAGAACAATTGATCCTTCCATCATGGACCCTGTCATGACATTCATTTTCAGTGAGGCTTGACTGTCCTCTGATGTGTTTGTGTCTTCCATTGTGGATCTGGAGTTATCACCTTGGATTTCTTGATTGTCGAAAGTTTCTCCTTCATCCATCACAATGGAATCTTCCATCAGAGACCTTGACATAACATCCTGTTGTGGGACTTCGTCAACAGTTTGACCATCATCCATTATCAAAGAACCTTCCATAACAGATTGTGTCTGTTCTGTGGGAAGATCCTCAATAGTTTGGCCTTTATCCATAACAAAAGATCCTTCCATAACTGAAGTGTGTTCTTCTGGAAGATCTTCAATTGTCTGTCCTTCATCCATTATTAGAGAGCCCTCCATTGCACTACCACTCATTGGTGGTGCTATATCATCATCTGGACTTTCATCAAATTGAGCAACTTTAACTGGTTCAGCATCCTCAATTGTTTGTCCTTCATCCATAATTAAAGATCCTGTCATTGCATTGCCATCCGTTGGTGGAGCAACTTCATCATCTGGGCTCTCATCATATTCAGCCTCTTTACCCTGTCCAGCATCATCAATTGTTTGACCTTCATCCATTATTAGAGAGCCAGTCATTGCATTGCCATCCATTTGTGGAACAACTTCATCATCTGGGCTCTTGTCAAATTCAGCTTCTTTAACTTGTTCAGCATCATCAATTGTTTGTCCTTCATCCAATATTAGAGAGCCAGTCATTGCATTGACATCCATTTGTGGAACAACTTCATCTTCTTGGTTCTTCTGAAATTCAGCTTCTTTAACTTGTTCAGCATCATCAATTGTTTGTCCTTCATCCAATATTAGAGAGCCAGTCATTGCATTGACATCCATTTGTGGATCAACTTCATCATCTGGGCTCTTGTCAAATTCAGTTTCTTTAACTTGTTCAGCATCATCAATGGTTTGTCCTTCATCCATTATCAAGGAGCCTGTCATAGCATCAGATGCTGTAGGAGCAACTTCATCAGATGCTGTAGGAGCAATTTCATCTTCTTGGTTCTTCTGAAATTCAGCTTCTTCAACTTGCTCAGCACCCATCTTAATGTGTTCCATATCACTTTCATTTACTGGAGGAGCTATTTCAATCCCCGGACATTGCACATGTGATCCAGGCATGAAATCTGATGCTTGTTCTGGAAtttgtctttctttttcttcaggCTTTCCTTGCTCTTCCTCTGTCTCAGAAATTGTCTCCTTAGTATGGAACACTGTATCAAAAGCATCTTGGGGGATTTCACTTCTTGGTGAGGCCATCTTAAGCATTTGGTCAGGGTCTGGGGTAATGGACCTTTCCTCCATGTCTGATCCTTCACTTTCAATAAATGTCTCTGCTTTATGTGGCTGATGTTCTGCTTGTTCTTGAGCAAGTTTGATTGAATCAGGTGGTTTGTCTGCAGTCCCAGCAATTTCACTTTGAAACTCATTTACACGATGACTTATGTTTTCAAGTTCACTTTGTTGAGCCATGTctatttgtttttcattcacATCAAAGCCCAAGCTTTCAGTTTGGTCGACTGAACAAACTACACCTTCAGGAATATTTTCACTTTCTCTACTTTCTTCTTGTTCAATTAAGTCTTCGACTTCTTGCTGTTTCACATCTTCCCTCTCAAAATCTTGTTCTCTCTCAATATCTTCCTCTCCCTCATCAGGATAATAATCATCCTTTGGCTCCCCATTTTCACCACTATTAAAGTTACTCTCTTCCTCCTCATCCATTCTATCATCACCCATCTCTGCATACTGAGACCCAAACTCACTCACATTGCTTTGTATTTCTATCTCACCCTCCTCACCCTCACCAATATCAACCATGCCAACACATTCATTTGCTACCTCAGTATGAGGTTCCATTGTTGTGGTTAAAACCACATCTGGAACTTTTTCTTGTGGGCATTCAAGGGGCTTTTCTTCCACAACAATTTCATCCACACTCACTTCCTCTTTCACCTCCCCTTTTGTAATTTCGTCATCTTCAACATATTGTTCTTCCCCCATTTTCTCTGACTCAATGGTATTGTCTGTTTCCTGATGAGATTGAATTTGTTCATCAGAAGCTTGGGGAGCAAAGGAATTAAAGGGGGCTGAAGCTTCAACATCTGGTTCCTGACTACCTTCCCTCTCATCCATACTACTAGACTCTTTCTCACCAACATGCTGACCCTGGGTCTCATCTTCTACATTTTGCTCACTTTCATTCACACCCCCCTCCTGAACAGAATTGTCCTCTTGAGGTTGAACCTCATCTACAAAACCACTACCTGACTTCATTCTTTCGTTCATGTCATCTTCATCAGCCTCACTTGAATGATCACTCTCTGCTTCTTCACCCATTCTCTCATTCTCATTTCTTTCCTCACTAAAACGCTGATCTTCTTCGGCTACATACATTTCTCTTTCCTCAGAATTTCTTGCACTGTCATTTTCTTCAGTCGTGATATCTGTTGGTCCCATTTCATCTGCTTCAACATGTTTGGAACTTGGGTCAGTTACTTGTGGTTCAGAAATTGAGGCAGCTTCTGTGTTAGTTGTAGAAGCTTCCTGTTGTAAAATAATCTCTGCTTTGTCATCTTTTATCTCTTCATCTGAGACAACCTCTCTCTCTTCACTAGCTCTGTAGCTATCAGGGCCATCATCATAATCTTCATCACTGTAGTCTCCATCATCCGTGTAAACCTCTATTTCTTCATCATCTTCACCATCTTCTCCTTGATATTCAAATTGACCTCCTCCGACATCATCACCATCAGAGCCATCATCATAATCCTCTTCATCCACACATTCTTCCTTGTGTTTGTACTGAGCCTGTGGTGTTTCATGCTGTTCAACCTCAACAGCCTCTTCTTGTGGAACCTCTGGTTCAGGTTCTTCAATGCATGAACACACACCTGGAACAATTTGTTCGTCAAATGCATTTCTGTCATGGGATGAAACATGCTGATATGCAGGCTGGTTAGTAGGATCCTCATGGGACATAGGCACATTTTCCTCCTCTTGAGCAACATTCGAATCCATCACATCATGAGGAACATAAGAAAGACTAGGGTTCATATTTTGTGAATGATCAAGATCATCCACATTTTTCGAAAGACTTTGTTCTGGTTCATTATTATCACATTGACATTCCATTTCAGAAGCACCTTGATCTTGGTTATAATTATCCATTGAGTCTGCAACATTAACACCCATACCTTGGGGTAAAGTATTGTCCACTAAAGTTTGCCCTCCTTCCATTGTTGAAACGTCCTTTTGTCCAACATCCATTGAAAATGGGTCTAATTGCCCTTCACCTTCAAAACGAGATTTATTCAATGAAGAACATTCATACAACTCTGAAACAAATGGATTTGTAGAGTTAGTAGTTCCATCCATTTCATCAGAAGTCAGAAATGGATTTAGATTAGTCATACCTTTAGGAGGAGCAGGGGATGAGGCTTCATCCTTCCCACCAAAATCTATTAACACTCCATCATTGGATGGTGGTTGATCAGGGGCCTGCTGATCGGGGACAGTGGCCATGTTGGCTGGTTGGGTGAGGTCATTAGATGGCACAGATTGGTCTTTTGCTTGCAAGTTTGATAGATCACTTTGTTGACCAAAAGGTTCGAAAGGGCTGGCATTGGGGTCTAGAACTGAGGCAATCTTGCTGGCAGGAGCACTCTGAAACTGAGCTTCGAAGTCATCCATCTTGTCCGGTGAATTCACACCATTACCATTCATATATTCCATGCCATTGGTCTGTTTCACATCTGAAAGATTACAAAcgtacaaaaagataaataagTAATCAATGTTATATACATTTTGAAGGATTACTATCAAAAAACGACTGAaatgaaaagtaaaaacaaCTTAATCATCTGTTGAATGTAATTACAAGTCAAGACAAGATTTCTAGGAACTTTATGCTTTTCTAGATGGAAAAGACATTGACCAGGGTCCAAGTTCTGAGGCTGCTGCAACAGAACCTATTGAATATCTGATCACAGATCCCACTATCATTAAGACTCAAAAGGAATACATTTCAGCCTCCCTCCGCTGATCACTAGGATTGAAGTTCAATACCTCCATAAAAATCTGGCTAACATTTGATTAGACGACTGCAGGTTCAACCACTGGTCAGAAAATTGTCATTATTCAAATAGCCAGCAAATCAACttgaacaaatacatgtaattactccCAGTAATATCCAATTCACAAATGCCAATTGCAATTACTACTGTTCAGTTCTGTAAACAGTTAATTAAATGGAAAACAAATTTGTACTTTCATTTCATTTGGTAAATTGGAATGTACTGCatgtttatgaaatattaaatgcatgtaaCTGAACCCCCTGAGGTTGAGTTAGGTCATTTTCAGTTTTCCAAATAATCACTCCTGAATAAACTTCATTCACCCGACTTGTCAATCCATATTTGCTTCTGTCTCAAACAATCATTCCTTGTcaatttttatcatgtttaataAGACAAAAACATGTCAAAACCAATATTATTTCAGACCTGCATTCAATTTTTGAAGAACACAACAAATTATAAACTGTTGAACAAAAAAGGTAGTAAACCCATCCGATGAAAGCTAAATTGGTTCTGGCACCAGCTTTATGAGCAGGGAGAATAGAATCAATAGTAATGCTGAGAACCATAGATGAACTCCAATTTAGCCAAGGGTGCACACCATCCCTAATGGAGACGggttttactgaaaaaaaaattcttacaccTTCCTTCAGGGAATTTCCTggcttttttgaaatttatctaAGATTTTTAAGAGATATCCTTATGTGTCTGAGAGCTCACTGCAACAAAGCAAACTGCAAGCTAACCCTTAATCATGGGTTTCCATGCAGTAAATtatctcttttaaaataaagtttgaaaaacCATTCATAATTGCACcaaaatcttattaaaatagCAACATACGTATAAAGATACATGAACTGCTACAGTGATACCAAGAATTTCATACTGAATTCTGCATAAATTTTGCTGAAAATAACTCCCTTACTGGTCCTCTCtgaaaatgtcattttcatTGATCAGGAGTACTTATACAGCCCTATGCAGAcaacaaaatttacatgtagtGTGCCACCGGGTCCTAACTCATGCACATTGTTTCAATCAACTTATGTTCCTCCTAAGTGCTATTCCAATCCTTGTATTTGTATTATGTATTTCCTGATGATGCTGGGGTAATATTACTCTAGTATCATTTCATTTAAGAACACAGCAAGTGAACAAAATCCAGAACATCAGTTTAAGAATTATAATAAAGATTCAAAATCAGTATATCCTACAATAAAATCGATGTAGAATGAGGCAGAAAGTGAATGTCATTAAAACAGCAGTTATGTGCAGCAGTAGAAGagaataaaacacaaacatcaaccaaaaaaaacatCACGTGGAATTTTTCTAGAGCCTTAAGGACTGCGCTGCACATTATGTCATCATTCTGCAGCGTTTTATCAGTTTATTGTGAAAATTGTTCCACAGATCAAAGGCCTGAAACAGCAATTCATTTCATTCAGCCACAATGTGCATCAGTCTACACTGCTGTAAATAGGTTATAAACACCAGTAATAAGGGAATAGTAAATTTTAACAACGTTAAATCTTTGTCATATCCCCTTTTAATCACTTTTGCATCAATATGCACTGGATATCAATCATGTAATCAAATTGTTACATCACAATGCAATGACGTCAGCAAATTTGTAATAAAGTAAATAATGCCCTTTACCAAAGGATGttctgtgccaagtttggttggaATTGACCAAATGATTCCAAAGAAGATattggaaaatgtgaaaagttaaatGCTGACAATGGATAGAACAGCTGACTAAATGAATCTGTAATTCAGGTTGGCTAAAACCAACCAATAAGCTAaaaatcaacacaattttaacaATCATTAAGTTATTGTTCATGGTGgaattaatattcaaagaattcatATGGCAGGAGCAATACTAAGaacaatttattgattaaaatttccTGCACTGCAAGCATAGAAAATCTCCTTCTTAACCCTAACCAACACTGCTTTAATTACTGAACTCATTAAGATATTGACCATTATAAAATAACAGAACTATTAGA carries:
- the LOC128181495 gene encoding microtubule-associated protein 2-like isoform X4; the protein is MAESPESQLQGLDLQDVKQTNGMEYMNGNGVNSPDKMDDFEAQFQSAPASKIASVLDPNASPFEPFGQQSDLSNLQAKDQSVPSNDLTQPANMATVPDQQAPDQPPSNDGVLIDFGGKDEASSPAPPKGEGQLDPFSMDVGQKDVSTMEGGQTLVDNTLPQGMGVNVADSMDNYNQDQGASEMECQCDNNEPEQSLSKNVDDLDHSQNMNPSLSYVPHDVMDSNVAQEEENVPMSHEDPTNQPAYQHVSSHDRNAFDEQIVPGVCSCIEEPEPEVPQEEAVEVEQHETPQAQYKHKEECVDEEDYDDGSDGDDVGGGQFEYQGEDGEDDEEIEVYTDDGDYSDEDYDDGPDSYRASEEREVVSDEEIKDDKAEIILQQEASTTNTEAASISEPQVTDPSSKHVEADEMGPTDITTEENDSARNSEEREMYVAEEDQRFSEERNENERMGEEAESDHSSEADEDDMNERMKSGSGFVDEVQPQEDNSVQEGGVNESEQNVEDETQGQHVGEKESSSMDEREGSQEPDVEASAPFNSFAPQASDEQIQSHQETDNTIESEKMGEEQYVEDDEITKGEVKEEVSVDEIVVEEKPLECPQEKVPDVVLTTTMEPHTEVANECVGMVDIGEGEEGEIEIQSNVSEFGSQYAEMGDDRMDEEEESNFNSGENGEPKDDYYPDEGEEDIEREQDFEREDVKQQEVEDLIEQEESRESENIPEGVVCSVDQTESLGFDVNEKQIDMAQQSELENISHRVNEFQSEIAGTADKPPDSIKLAQEQAEHQPHKAETFIESEGSDMEERSITPDPDQMLKMASPRSEIPQDAFDTVFHTKETISETEEEQGKPEEKERQIPEQASDFMPGSHVQCPGIEIAPPVNESDMEHIKMGAEQVEEAEFQKNQEDEIAPTASDEVAPTASDAMTGSLIMDEGQTIDDAEQVKETEFDKSPDDEVDPQMDVNAMTGSLILDEGQTIDDAEQVKEAEFQKNQEDEVVPQMDVNAMTGSLILDEGQTIDDAEQVKEAEFDKSPDDEVVPQMDGNAMTGSLIMDEGQTIDDAGQGKEAEYDESPDDEVAPPTDGNAMTGSLIMDEGQTIEDAEPVKVAQFDESPDDDIAPPMSGSAMEGSLIMDEGQTIEDLPEEHTSVMEGSFVMDKGQTIEDLPTEQTQSVMEGSLIMDDGQTVDEVPQQDVMSRSLMEDSIVMDEGETFDNQEIQGDNSRSTMEDTNTSEDSQASLKMNVMTGSMMEGSIVLDEEEKLEDRFPEDAMSKSMVEESEKYNEGQTFEDSLGNAPAESPSESFNESQTEDSLRTTSVGFMDDEASLQRQTAQNMVENVLNDAIDKVESMQKTDDISVEESSIDKTESGIEECIPDRYEEPPPEEIKDVSVEEPIEKVESVAEESIPEQRDLSMEEPPSISRTEESATEDLSIEKLEEVTPPAEPEQQKDEAVQKIKEMEVEKKPPPKKEEKTPLKAKSEEAKKKEKVLKETKNVTKVEKDKKNVSVLSKEQKKEVIQKKEKPKPKAKVPAKTESKPTSAKSETEKTPKDNKYSHITSRLTQETSASLARKTVKRTELLQGNSKVPSPEKADIAKRSQSATRQARSPRKPKELSTVEDNKDLISRSKSTPRPGAHRRQTPSPMRGQMTTTRNPRPTKLLQPKKDASAANGVTSPASGTDEEKAGKRTPSASSKKKYGIDSKNTSYKPGGGQVKIFDKKVQVKASPRVDVGGKTPPGSSTSPRKESPRPKPTTPKGPAPNTKNVTSKIGSLQNTSYTPGGGQVRIATKKTDYSSVSSRVGSTANMDHRPGGGEKKTGGKKILSQKLEWKTNSKIGSLDNAKHSPGGGNIKIVHESVTWNAHSKVGSLDNKDHRPGGGNIHIESHKVEFKAQSKVGSTDYISHKPGGGNKKIETQKLDFKDKAKPRVESKTAHKPGGGDKKGQMAKDIPIPDKQ
- the LOC128181495 gene encoding microtubule-associated protein 2-like isoform X1, which translates into the protein MAESPESQLQGLDLQDVKQTNGMEYMNGNGVNSPDKMDDFEAQFQSAPASKIASVLDPNASPFEPFGQQSDLSNLQAKDQSVPSNDLTQPANMATVPDQQAPDQPPSNDGVLIDFGGKDEASSPAPPKGEGQLDPFSMDVGQKDVSTMEGGQTLVDNTLPQGMGVNVADSMDNYNQDQGASEMECQCDNNEPEQSLSKNVDDLDHSQNMNPSLSYVPHDVMDSNVAQEEENVPMSHEDPTNQPAYQHVSSHDRNAFDEQIVPGVCSCIEEPEPEVPQEEAVEVEQHETPQAQYKHKEECVDEEDYDDGSDGDDVGGGQFEYQGEDGEDDEEIEVYTDDGDYSDEDYDDGPDSYRASEEREVVSDEEIKDDKAEIILQQEASTTNTEAASISEPQVTDPSSKHVEADEMGPTDITTEENDSARNSEEREMYVAEEDQRFSEERNENERMGEEAESDHSSEADEDDMNERMKSGSGFVDEVQPQEDNSVQEGGVNESEQNVEDETQGQHVGEKESSSMDEREGSQEPDVEASAPFNSFAPQASDEQIQSHQETDNTIESEKMGEEQYVEDDEITKGEVKEEVSVDEIVVEEKPLECPQEKVPDVVLTTTMEPHTEVANECVGMVDIGEGEEGEIEIQSNVSEFGSQYAEMGDDRMDEEEESNFNSGENGEPKDDYYPDEGEEDIEREQDFEREDVKQQEVEDLIEQEESRESENIPEGVVCSVDQTESLGFDVNEKQIDMAQQSELENISHRVNEFQSEIAGTADKPPDSIKLAQEQAEHQPHKAETFIESEGSDMEERSITPDPDQMLKMASPRSEIPQDAFDTVFHTKETISETEEEQGKPEEKERQIPEQASDFMPGSHVQCPGIEIAPPVNESDMEHIKMGAEQVEEAEFQKNQEDEIAPTASDEVAPTASDAMTGSLIMDEGQTIDDAEQVKETEFDKSPDDEVDPQMDVNAMTGSLILDEGQTIDDAEQVKEAEFQKNQEDEVVPQMDVNAMTGSLILDEGQTIDDAEQVKEAEFDKSPDDEVVPQMDGNAMTGSLIMDEGQTIDDAGQGKEAEYDESPDDEVAPPTDGNAMTGSLIMDEGQTIEDAEPVKVAQFDESPDDDIAPPMSGSAMEGSLIMDEGQTIEDLPEEHTSVMEGSFVMDKGQTIEDLPTEQTQSVMEGSLIMDDGQTVDEVPQQDVMSRSLMEDSIVMDEGETFDNQEIQGDNSRSTMEDTNTSEDSQASLKMNVMTGSMMEGSIVLDEEEKLEDRFPEDAMSKSMVEESEKYNEGQTFEDSLGNAPAESPSESFNESQTEDSLRTTSVGFMDDEASLQRQTAQNMVENVLNDAIDKVESMQKTDDISVEESSIDKTESGIEECIPDRYEEPPPEEIKDVSVEEPIEKVESVAEESIPEQRDLSMEEPPSISRTEESATEDLSIEKLEEVTPPAEPEQQKDEAVQKIKEMEVEKKPPPKKEEKTPLKAKSEEAKKKEKVLKETKNVTKVEKDKKNVSVLSKEQKKEVIQKKEKPKPKAKVPAKTESKPTSAKSETEKTPKDNKYSHITSRLTQETSASLARKTVKRTELLQGNSKVPSPEKADIAKRSQSATRQARSPRKPKELSTVEDNKDLISRSKSTPRPGAHRRQTPSPMRGQMTTTRNPRPTKLLQPKKDASAANGVTSPASGTDEEKAGKRTPSASSKKKYGIDSKNTSYKPGGGQVKIFDKKVQVKASPRVDVGGKTPPGSSTSPRKESPRPKPTTPKGPAPNTKNVTSKIGSLQNTSYTPGGGQVRIATKKTDYSSVSSRVGSTANMDHRPGGGEKKTGGKKILSQKLEWKTNSKIGSLDNAKHSPGGGNIKIVHESVTWNAHSKVGSLDNKDHRPGGGNIHIESHKVEFKAQSKVGSTDYISHKPGGGNKKIETQKLDFKDKAKPRVESKTAHKPGGGDKKIETQKLNFKESAKSRTDSGTATPKAQTESVNSQDSVN
- the LOC128181495 gene encoding microtubule-associated protein 2-like isoform X8 is translated as MAESPESQLQGLDLQDVKQTNGMEYMNGNGVNSPDKMDDFEAQFQSAPASKIASVLDPNASPFEPFGQQSDLSNLQAKDQSVPSNDLTQPANMATVPDQQAPDQPPSNDGVLIDFGGKDEASSPAPPKGEGQLDPFSMDVGQKDVSTMEGGQTLVDNTLPQGMGVNVADSMDNYNQDQGASEMECQCDNNEPEQSLSKNVDDLDHSQNMNPSLSYVPHDVMDSNVAQEEENVPMSHEDPTNQPAYQHVSSHDRNAFDEQIVPGVCSCIEEPEPEVPQEEAVEVEQHETPQAQYKHKEECVDEEDYDDGSDGDDVGGGQFEYQGEDGEDDEEIEVYTDDGDYSDEDYDDGPDSYRASEEREVVSDEEIKDDKAEIILQQEASTTNTEAASISEPQVTDPSSKHVEADEMGPTDITTEENDSARNSEEREMYVAEEDQRFSEERNENERMGEEAESDHSSEADEDDMNERMKSGSGFVDEVQPQEDNSVQEGGVNESEQNVEDETQGQHVGEKESSSMDEREGSQEPDVEASAPFNSFAPQASDEQIQSHQETDNTIESEKMGEEQYVEDDEITKGEVKEEVSVDEIVVEEKPLECPQEKVPDVVLTTTMEPHTEVANECVGMVDIGEGEEGEIEIQSNVSEFGSQYAEMGDDRMDEEEESNFNSGENGEPKDDYYPDEGEEDIEREQDFEREDVKQQEVEDLIEQEESRESENIPEGVVCSVDQTESLGFDVNEKQIDMAQQSELENISHRVNEFQSEIAGTADKPPDSIKLAQEQAEHQPHKAETFIESEGSDMEERSITPDPDQMLKMASPRSEIPQDAFDTVFHTKETISETEEEQGKPEEKERQIPEQASDFMPGSHVQCPGIEIAPPVNESDMEHIKMGAEQVEEAEFQKNQEDEIAPTASDEVAPTASDAMTGSLIMDEGQTIDDAEQVKETEFDKSPDDEVDPQMDVNAMTGSLILDEGQTIDDAEQVKEAEFQKNQEDEVVPQMDVNAMTGSLILDEGQTIDDAEQVKEAEFDKSPDDEVVPQMDGNAMTGSLIMDEGQTIDDAGQGKEAEYDESPDDEVAPPTDGNAMTGSLIMDEGQTIEDAEPVKVAQFDESPDDDIAPPMSGSAMEGSLIMDEGQTIEDLPEEHTSVMEGSFVMDKGQTIEDLPTEQTQSVMEGSLIMDDGQTVDEVPQQDVMSRSLMEDSIVMDEGETFDNQEIQGDNSRSTMEDTNTSEDSQASLKMNVMTGSMMEGSIVLDEEEKLEDRFPEDAMSKSMVEESEKYNEGQTFEDSLGNAPAESPSESFNESQTEDSLRTTSVGFMDDEASLQRQTAQNMVENVLNDAIDKVESMQKTDDISVEESSIDKTESGIEECIPDRYEEPPPEEIKDVSVEEPIEKVESVAEESIPEQRDLSMEEPPSISRTEESATEDLSIEKLEEVTPPAEPEQQKDEAVQKIKEMEVEKKPPPKKEEKTPLKAKSEEAKKKEKVLKETKNVTKVEKDKKNVSVLSKEQKKEVIQKKEKPKPKAKVPAKTESKPTSAKSETEKTPKDNKYSHITSRLTQETSASLARKTVKRTELLQGNSKVPSPEKADIAKRSQSATRQARSPRKPKELSTVEDNKDLISRSKSTPRPGAHRRQTPSPMRGQMTTTRNPRPTKLLQPKKDASAANGVTSPASGTDEEKAGKRTPSASSKKKYGIDSKNTSYKPGGGQVKIFDKKVQVKASPRVDVGGKTPPGSSTSPRKESPRPKPTTPKGPAPNTKNVTSKIGSLQNTSYTPGGGQVRIATKKTDYSSVSSRVGSTANMDHRPGGGEKKIESHKVEFKAQSKVGSTDYISHKPGGGNKKIETQKLDFKDKAKPRVESKTAHKPGGGDKKIETQKLNFKESAKSRTDSGTATPKAQTESVNSQDSVN